The nucleotide window GCTCGCCCCCGCCGTCAGCTCGCCTCACTTATGGGTCGGAAGCGCTGCGTGGGGGAGACCGTTCCAAGATGGCGGCGGGTTGCTGCGGGGTGAAGAAGCAGAAACTGTCCAGTTCGCCCCCCTCTGGCTCGGGTGGCGGTGGTggcgcctcctcctcctcccactgcaGCGGAGAGAGCCAGTGCCGAGCTGGGGAGCTGGGACTAGGAGGCGCCGGTACGCGGCTCAACGGGCTGGGCGGTCTAGCTGGAGGAGGTAGCGGCAGCGGCTGTACCCTCTCTCCCCCCCagggctgcggcggcggcggcggggggatCTCCCTGTCGCCACCTCCGAGCTGCGGAGTGGGGACCCTACTTTCTACCCCGGCCGCCGCCACCTCTTCCTCGCCCTCCTTATCGTCTGCCGCCTCGTCCTCATCGCCGGGCTCCCGGAAGATGGTGGTGTCAGCAGAGATGTGCTGCTTTTGCTTCGATGTGCTCTACTGTCACCTGTACGGATACCAGCAGCCCCGGACCCCCCGGTTCACCAACGAGCCCTAGTGAGTACCGTGCCCTCTGCCGCCCTCTCCTTTGCGCTCGGGATGGGACTCAGAGTTGAGGCAAAGTGCGAGTCCTCCTCCCCGCCGCCGTCTGCCCCTACCCCTCTAGCTGTCCGGTCCCCCGGAGCCACTCGACCTAAGTAAGGGCACCCTGCGGCTTTCTGCCCTCCGAGGCAAGCACCCCACACTTGGAGCAGGGTGCTGCTACAAGGGATGGCCCCGTGGTTCCCAGAAGTGTTCGCTTTTTCTTTGCGATAACTTCCAGGAGTTTTTACCCTTTCCTTCTGTACTTCGCAACCCCTTActactcccccaccccacccgggTAATTTTGTAGATTTGGATTACTCAAGGTATTGACTTCTCCTCACTTTGGTTTATATTACTCCAAGTGAAAGCTCCGCCGGTATTCCTGTCCCGCGTACCTTGCACTTGGAGAGCTACTATCCCATTGCTGGGTGAAAAATAGCAGCTATCCAACTTCTGTTCTGCTCGTGATGGAACTTAGCTCCGGAGCTTGTGAGGTTACCCATCTTTTCCTCTGGGGTTCCTTGTGCCGTTGGAAGGGGGGaggttttttaaaacacattttccctTACTACCTATTTTTATCTGAACATATCCATTAAAATGTGTTTCTAGTGAAGCGAGCGCACCGCCGGCTTCCTCACATTTGAAGAgtgagaccttttttttttttttcattccaccGTCTGGGTAATAGCTCATTCAAAGAGAGCTGTCCCCACAGAGCCACTGTCCGTTTGTACATTAACGTACATTTGTTTTTGTGTCGATTTCACTTTTAAGAAATCTATGTTATACTCGAcgatttaaaaaatagtcaaacaATCGAACAGTAAATGTGtaggaatttttatggtttcttctggttttgtacttttaattattttgcccTTCAAGTGTGTGGTTGCAGTTGTTTAAAATAGCATTGTTATAGCTAAAAGCCAGGTTAATGCTAATTCCTGTCCATTTGGATGTGTGGGAGATGGgacatatgttttgttttgttttttttttaaactgagtgtAAACTGAGTGTAAACTGACTTTGAGTTAAATGCTAGACAGAATGTAAAGACCAAGAGAGGGCAGAATGGGAAAAAGGATCATTGCTTTTATTACGAGTACTTAGcatcaacaagaaaaatatagaaaaatttcagTGAAACTAGTACTGAAGGGCATCAACCCTTTTCCTAGCTAAGACAAGTGCTCCTTGTCCTCCATATCATAAATACCTGAATTGATGTTCTTTTTAAACTGCTTCTTTTCATTTTGGGAGATTAGGGGACAGGACTACTGCATAAGTGTAAACACTTCTGCCTagactaaaaatattaatacgtAAAGTGGAAATTACAATAAAGTGTCCTGGAAATTGtgcatttgtattgttttctttggCTTTGATACTTTAAGTGTCTTTAATTTTGTATGACTCTTCTGTAGTCTGTGCATTTTCTTTTAGACTTAGTTCATCTTTGGGCATTGGTTCATCAGAAATGCATGAAAGGGCATCCAGGAGGACACTTtgtcaaataaattaaatatctttataaatttCACAGTGTTAATTCTAGGAGCTTAAATCCTAAGTCCACACCTTTACTTAGCCAGATTATTTTTTTGGTTAAGAAGTAAAATTCATTTTGCAAAGACTGCCGtgtaaaaaaaatctatgaaatatttattagctTGAGTCACTTATTTGTGacttttctgccttctcttggATGTCTGTGATGTATTAAAGCTAGTCCTGGGATGATACTTAGCTTGGCTCTGCAAAGTCATGGGACTGCAAAAATTCACTCCTGTTTAGTTCTTGAGCTGTTACATGAGTTTGGCAAAGGCTGTTTTAGTATTCACGCTCCATTGCTCCAAAGCATATGAGAACACACTTTCAGGAGGTGCtattttcacacattttaaaGTGAGTTTGGGTTAACTCAATGACTAtaacaagaattttaaaaggaaagtggGCTTGACCAGTTCATAcagaaaatgcttttgaaaatacCATTTTATCAGTAGCCACTTTGCACATGTATTTAGATATTGTTCTCCTCTAATACCCTAGCTGCTGGATTTTTCATGGaattaaacagataaataagaCACACTTTTGACCACTATGAAACAGTGGTGGAAAAATAAGAACTATTATCATTTAGCAGGCCTTGAATGTATCATGTTTTCTGCAAAACAACTAGAGCAGACACGGAATATGACCAAGTAGGGAAGAGGACTGtgtcttattttcatttatcttaaacTCAATTTTGAGGTGTACTGtggaaaattcaggaaaatttcttGATTACGGGAGAGGAATAACTGTAGTCATTTGACGGTGCCTTAGTAACCACcacacatttttctttgttttgcataTTTAACAGCATTGTGTAGCTATTAGTGTGGCTTTATGCTAGGTATCATAAGACATAAGTAGAcatactgagattttttttcctcagagttaTTAGTATGGTGTAATGAGCAGTGTGTTTCAGGTCTTGTCTTTGTCCCCCAGAAGATGTGCTTTTGACAATTTCACATTCTCATATGTAAAAGCACAGTTTTTGTCCCTTTCTAGGACCTTTCTCTCAGAATGTCTGTAACTGGTTAAATCTGTTTTTTATAGGTTTAGAAGTTATATATCCATCAGTTACACTTCCACTGTGAAAGGTTATTAGAAATTTCTAGTGATGTATATGCTTCAGGGTCGGGGGGATGTCAGTATGAACAGGCTGTATGGACACAAATTCTTCACTGTTGCTGTTTTTTGAGTACCTACCCCCATTGCAGAGAGCATTGTACAGACAGGTTTGTCCACAGAAATATGGTTCAAgatataagaaaaacataacttTAGGTgcattttactatttaaaatcaGAACTCTTGGATTTATGTGTCAGGGAGCCCAGATAGCCATTTTATAGGAACCTGTTTGCTACTATAAAGGGATCCACTGTGCCAGGTGTTGAGCCAGTTGGACTCTAGAGTAGTtattctcaaccttggctgcacagatgcctgagtcccagccccagcgattctgatttaattggtctacGATGGGGCCAGGGAATCAGGATTAGtaaaatctccccaggtgattttaatgtgccCCTGAGGTGGAGAACCACCAGTTATATTCTATTTAGGTCTTGAGATTGGGATTAatttggtctggggtggggccttggAATTCGTATTTTATGAGCACCCTGGGTAATTTTGGTAAACATCTGATTTGGGAAACACTTGCAATGTGGTCTGCAGAAGATATCACCTggcaacttgttagaaatgtaggctctcaggccccacctcagagctgctgaattagaatctgcattttaacaagctccgcaggtgattcttatgcacattaaagtttgtgGAggactggttctcaaactttagagtACCTCCTAATCTCCTGTAgtgcttgttaaaacacaaattgctgggccccattcccagagtttctgattcagtcagtgtggggtggggctatgaatttgcatttctaacaagttccctggtgatgctgatgctacagTTCCCAGGGCCACACGTTAAGAACCACTGGGTTAGAGAGAAGTGAGGACCTGAATAAGTACTTGAGCAACTGTAAGGGAATGGCAGTTTTTGCTGCCAGTTTCCAGTATTAAACTTCCTGCTTCTATGTCACTATCCTTTATTATGTTCATTCTAATTTAGCACCCAGGAGATTGAGTGCTGCCAAGAGTTTAAGAGTCTGAGGTtcggggtggggatggggggagggtgaCTTTTGGAAGCCTGTGGTATGAGTTTTAGGCCCCTTTTTCAGAAATTGTTAAATGTGAGGGGTATATTTTAGGAGTTAAAAATAGCACAGATATGATATCTTAAAGTGAGTTATATTGATTTTAATAAGCCCCCTTTTGTTCCCATTAAATGCTTTTATGATTAGCTaactaaaaagattttaaaagcttttatttatgCTTATGCTTGCTGgatttcattttaagaatttcccatattaacaaagaaatataaaaggatcCTGCTAAGGCCCTGGGATTGTTCAGTCTTATGTCTTTAATGCTGTGTTGCATGTCACATCctgtgaactttttattttaatcatcttaCCATCTTTGAAGTTAACGTAACACTGCGTTCTGCATAGACCATAGCATGTAGAAGATTCTTTACTATTAAATGTCAATAAGTGTGGTTTTCTATTGCattgaataaaatgtattttttaaaaaatacactccTGGATTTGCAGATTTTGAGAGATTCTGATCAAGTGTTGAGCAGTTAACTCTTTCTCGTCTTGCCACAGTAGTCAAATTACTGGTTTCAGCATGCTTGGGAGGAGTTCGGTTATGTTAGGGGAGTAGGCATTTTGTTTCACCAGAACAGTAGCAATCCTATTGCACTGTCAAAAAGATGATTTGATAATGCAGCTCAAGTTAAAgtgatattaaacattttaaacataagctattacatttcttttatgtcttttttgatGAAGACTGACCAGCGTAGCCAGAAGATGTATCTGTCTATCGCGGATGATTCTACTAGGCCAGGACAGATTTCCTTATCCATGCTAACATAATAGTACTAACTTCCATTCCCTGGTcacaatgtaaaaaagaaaaatattgtctgAAAAATTGTTGAGCCTTTTTGAAGGTATAATATGGTTTTCAACAATGTTGATTTCCATTGGAGGTCAAGCTGATATCCTGTTTTACTGAGAGAAAAGAAGGCAGGCATGTTCCCAGTTGTCATTTATGCTGTAAAAATTGTCAGTGACTGAAGTGGAAGGATggagaaatataaattacaaaattgtttttatatccaTGCATAAAGGTGTATGTAGGGCAaggtatatttagaaaaatataaaataaatattcattgcttATTTTACCTTCTCCCCATATGGCCAAAGGGAGTGACAATCTAGCTCATAATTTTTCTTACTTATGAATTGTGTTTGTGCTGCATTCAGGTTTCAGTTAGTGGGTGAAAGCCAAGAAGGAATCTCTGCTGGGATCTCTCAGTGCAACGGGAAAAAGACTACTactgaaaaagtgaaaaatgctcTGTTAACACATGCATGAGTTGTTTTTCTAAGTATGTGTTTCTCAGAAACATACTAACATTCACAttgttgtcttttaaaaactCTACACTTTTTGAAATTGAGCTGTGTTACAAATACTAAAATCTTTTACTGCAATGGATTATATTTTTGAAGTCAGTTACACTTCCATTtatagataattttactttttgggAATTTATATGTGCGAAACACTAAAACTTGTGTAATGAGATTAGTCAAAGTTCCCAAGTTTTCCCGATTTCAATAGGCGTTATTCTGTACTCTGGATGTCACACATGCTTGCCTGTTATAAAGCAGCACAATGACCAGggcttttacatttaaattttcttaaatagtcTCTTTTTCAAACTTGTGTAATAATGTCTCTTTTTGATACTGTTCTGAATCAATTAAGCTAAGTGAGTGAGGACCAGCAGTAAAACCCAGTGGCTGCCAAGAATGGACCTTCAATGTGTAAGCTGTCTTTCCACAATCAGTAATTGGGCAGTTGCTCACAGGACACTGGAGACAGTGTGGGAAGCCAGTGGTTGTGTAGGTGGGAAGAGTAGATTCCCAACAGTAAACTTATTTAGAGTTGAGCTTCTGTAGTTAGTGTTGCTAAGAGCAAAAATGACCCACAAGCTTATGTAGTATAAAGAAAAGAACCCAGTGGAAGAAGTATAATGTAATAGTATAGCTGGTTGGAGCATATTTTATGTTTGGTCCAACTATAAGTGGCATCTTTTGTATCAAGTGTGGGTGTATTTTCTACAGCTCTTAATGTATCATACTTTCAAACTTGCTCAaccttaaaaatgttaatgttgaATAGCTGAGTGGAAATTATAtgtcactggaaaaaaaaaacaccgttttttttaaaagcatatacatTATGCTGAGTTCCATGGTTGGAAACTAGTGAAATAGAAGAAGTAGTCTTATCCTCACAGAGCTTACAATCTTGTTCAAGATATGATACAAATATTGAAGATGCTTAAAATGCTTACAGAGCAACATATACAtgattataaattaataacatataaataaaatacaaaagcatAGGAATGACATGGAATAAAGGAGAGTGGTCAGGAAGAAGGCTTTTGGGAGGGATAACTTGAACCAAGTTTTTAAATGGGAGAAAGGTACAGAGATTATTGGTAAAGAGTCCCTATGACCAGTGAATCTTGAAGTCTTACTTGGCTGTTCTCAAACCAGTTGCTGTCACCACCACACCCCTTGCCACAGTAATTGGGGATTCCCAGCAGCTGTCTTCAGTCAGCAACTTGCACTCTCAGCATTCTTCATACCACTCCCCTTGCTCTGGTCTCTAAGATCATAAAActtcaaggaaattaaaagttgTTTTGGGAACTCTCTGGGAAGGCTGGATAAGAGATTTTGCATCTGGTTATAGTTTCTTGTATTAGGACGAGAACAGTATTTGTACAAGAGTCCTTCAGAATGTCAGATGAATTGGAAGAAGAGTGTGAAGCTAGAAGAGATCAGCCCAGCTTAAGGTTATGAGGGCAGTAGGAAAACTGGCATTGAAAACTGGGAAAGTCACCCCAGGGGCAGAGTTTGTGAATATAGGAGCATGGCAAAATTAAGAATTGGAAGAAGTTATCAGCATATGCAAGGACTTGTACTCTAGGGCCAGGTTTTGTGTAGGAGTGGAAAGATTGCAGCTCACCTGTTTTTTGACTTTCATCATTGCCTCTTCTTTTCTTGGCTCTGTGCCTAGCTATTCTTGTGCTCAGGAAAAGTTTGTTCAACAGTTCTGTTGGAATGGCTATGAAATTTGATCACAGGTATAAGAATACTCACCTCCCCTTCTTC belongs to Eulemur rufifrons isolate Redbay chromosome 30, OSU_ERuf_1, whole genome shotgun sequence and includes:
- the AMMECR1 gene encoding nuclear protein AMMECR1 isoform X3 — encoded protein: MAAGCCGVKKQKLSSSPPSGSGGGGGASSSSHCSGESQCRAGELGLGGAGTRLNGLGGLAGGGSGSGCTLSPPQGCGGGGGGISLSPPPSCGVGTLLSTPAAATSSSPSLSSAASSSSPGSRKMVVSAEMCCFCFDVLYCHLYGYQQPRTPRFTNEPYALKDSRFPPMTRDELPRLFCSVSLLTNFEDVCDYLDWEVGVHGIRIEFINEKGSKRTATYLPEVAKEQGWDHIQTIDSLLRKGGYKAPITNEFRKTIKLTRYRSEKMTLSYAEYLAHRQHHHFQNGIGHPLPPYNHYS